In the genome of Planctomyces sp. SH-PL62, the window CCGGCTGCTGGCCCGCGCCCTGCTGGGGAAGGGCCAGTTGCTCCGCCGCAAGGGGGACCTGGCCGCCGCCGGGCCCGCCTACGTCTCGGCCCGCGAATTGCTCGAGAAGGCCAGGGCCGCCGCCCCAGACTCGCCCGAGGTCCGTGGCGAACTGGCCCGCGCCGAGGACTATCTGGCCCGATACGGCCGCGAGACGGGCGATCGGGAGGAAGCCGAGGCCGCCTCCCGGCGCGGCTACGACCTGCTCGACGCCCTGGTCGCCGAACTCCCCACCATCCCCCGCCACCGCGAGGCCCTCGCCCACGCTTGCGCCGAGCTGGGCTGGTTCGCCTACGACGCCTCCCGGTTCGAGGACGCCGCGACCCTCTGGGGACGCGGCTACCGCGAGGCGTCGAGGCTCGCCGAGGACTACCCCGACCGCCCCGAGTACGCCCGCAACCTGGCCGCCGCCGCGACCAACTACGGCGGCGTCCTCGTCGACCTGGCCCGCGTCCGCGAGGCCGAGCCGATCCTCAAGCAGGCCGTCGAACTGAACACGACCCTGGCCGGGCGCTCGCCCGACGACCGCCCGGTCCGATTCGACCTGGCCAAATGCCACTTCAACCTCGGCTATCTCCACCTGAAGCGGGGGCGGATCGACGAGGCCGTCGCCGAGATCGAGAAGGCCCGCGACCTGAACGCGGCGCTCGTCGCGGCGCAGCCCGAGGTCCCCCGGAACCGGCATTTCCAGGCCACTTTCCTCCGCCGACTGGGCGAGGCCCTCGACGCCGCCGGCCGCCCCGGGGCCGAAGCCGCCTACGTCGAGGCGCTCGGCCTGCTGGAGAAGCTGACGGCCGAGCATCCCGACAACGCCGGATATCGGCTCGATTTGGCCCGCTGCCTGACCGGCCTCGGCAACCGGAAGGTCGCCGAGGGCCGGCTCGACGAGGCCGAGAAGGCGTTCGCCGACGCCCTCGCCGCGCTCGACGCCCTGGCCGCCGGCCCGGCGAAGCCCCCGGTCGAGGTCCTCCGCGAGACGTCCATCGTCCTGAGCAACCTGGGGAGCACCCGTCAGGGGGCCGGGAAGGGGGACGCCGAGGAGCCGATCCGGCGAGCCGTGGCGATCTCCGAGGAGCTGGCCCGCCGCGAGCCGCCGGCCGACGGCGACGTCGAATCGCTGGCCGTCGCCCGTGCGACCCTGGCCGACTCGCTCCAGGGCCGAGGGGACGCCGCCGCCGAGGCCGCGCCGCTGCTCGCGAAGGCGGTCGAGGGGATGAAGGGGCTCGTCGAGAAGTCCCCCGCCGCCCCCGACCGCCACTACTATCTGGGCTACATGCTCGCCAGGCGGGCCGCCGCCTCGACCCGCCCCGAGGACGCCCGGCCGATGCTCGAAGAGGCCGTCGCCCACGACCGGCAGGCCGTCGAGCTGACCTCAGGCCGGAACCCCGCCTATCGCGAACTGCTCACCCAGACGCTCGGGGAGCTCGCCGACGCCGACCTGAAGCTGGCCGCCTACGAGGAGGCGCGGCGGGTCGCGCTGGAGATCCCCCGCGAGGCCGTCGCCCACGCCCCGAGCTGCGTCGCCGCCGCCCGGCTCCTGGCGAGGATGGCGTCCCAGGCCCGGGCCGACGACAAGCTCGACGCGCCCCGCCGCGACGAGCTTGAGCGCAAGGGGCTCTCCGGCGCCGTCCTCATGCTTCGCGAGGCCCTCGACGCCGACCCCAAGCTCGACGCCGACGTGAAGGCCGACCCCGCGTTCAAGGAACTGCTGGCCCACGCCCAGTTCCAGCTCCTCCTCGGCAGCCTCGCCCCCCCCGCCGACGCGGCGAAGTGACCCTCGGGCCGGGGGGCCGCCGCCCGGCCTTTTCTCGCTGGGGTGTGGGGGGCGGGGGTCGGATGCTATAAACTGGCGGGCCGTACCGCGCCTCGCCGCGAGAACCTCTCCCCTCCCACCCGATCGATCGAGGGCGCCTCATGCCGTCGGAGACCCCCCCTACTCCCAGCGCGCTGGACCGAGCCCGGAGCAAGGCGTACTGGCGGCTGCTGCCGTTGTTGTTCATCTGCTACGTCGTGGCCTACGTCGACCGGACCAACGTGGGCTTCGCCAAGCTCGACATGCAGGAGGACCTGGGCCCCCTGGGATTCACCGAGTCTGTCTTCGGCTTCGGCATGGGGGTCTTCTTCGTCGGCTATCTGCTGCTGGAGATCCCCGGCTCGATCCTGGTGGAGCGCTGGAGCGCCCGCAAGTGGATCTTTCGGATCATGATCTCCTGGGGGATCGTGGCGTCGATGACGGCGTTCGTGCATTGCCGGGTGCCGTACCTGACGGACGCGCTGGCGAGCCTCACGGGGGGGCTGGCGGGGGTGTTCGAGACCGTCTTCGGCGGCGGCGAGGACTCGTACGCGGAGAGCCTGCGAGGCCCCGGCGCGGCGTTCGTGGCCCAGTTCTGGGGCGCGCGGTTCCTGCTGGGGCTGGCCGAGGCCGGGTTCTTCCCGGGGGTGATCGTCTATCTGTCGCACTGGTTCCCGCGCCGGGACCGCTCGCGGGCGCTGGCCTGGTTCTTCATCGCCGCGCCGATCTCGCAGATCCTGGGGCCGCCGATCTCGAACCAGATGATGAAGATCGGCGGCGGCGGGCCGGGGCCGTGGGGGTTGGTCGGCTGGCAGTGGGTCTTCCTGCTCTGGGGCATCCCGGCCGTGGTCCTGGCCTTCGTGGTCCTGGCGTTCCTGACCGACCGCCCCGCCCAGGCGACCTGGCTGACCGCCGAGGAGCGCGAGGCGCTCCAGGCCGAGCTGGACGACGAGCGTCGGCGGCACGCGGCGGCCGGGCACTTCACCATCGCCCAGGCCCTGGCGCACCCCAAGATCCTGCTCTTGGCCCTGGCCTTCTTCCTCTGCACCTGCGGCAACTACGCGGTGGAGATGCAGATGCCCTCGATCATCAAGGGCTGGTACAACCTGGACGTGGACACGGTGGCCTACCTGATCATGATCCCGCCGATCGGGTCGCTGGTGGGGCAGATCTTCGTGGGCTGGAACTCCGACCGGACGAACGAGCGGCGCTGGCACGCCTCGCTGCCGATCGTCGTCGGCGCGGTGGCCATGGCCGTGATCCCCTTCACGAACGTGAACAACTACGCGGGCGGGGGCCGCTGGCTGACCGTGGCCGCGTTCACCATGGCGCTCGTCGGCTTCAAGGCGTACCTCCCCGCGTTCTGGACGCTCCCCACCCTGATCCTGAGCGAGTCGGCGGCGGCGGCGAGCATCGGCCTGATCAACTCGCTGGCGAACCTCGGCGGCTGGTTCGGGCCGACCCTGGTGGGGGTCCTGAAGGACAACACCAACTCGTACGACGCGTCGCTCTGGATCCTCTCCGGCTTCATGCTGGTCGGGGCGACGATCATCGCCAGCCTCGGCGTCGGCGGTCGCCCGGCCGCCGACTTGGCGACGGCCGAGCCCGAGCCCCCGGACGTCTCCATGCAAGCGGCCGAGGTCTAACCCCCTCGCGGCCGCCTCGCCCCGGGCGATGGCGGCCGCGCGACGGCGGGCCGGGGGACTTCACCGCGCCGGGCGGAGGACGCGGACGGCGTGGATCGGCGGGAAGGCGCCTTCGAACGCCAGGCGGAAGTCGGCCCCGCCGTTCTGGGACCCGTCGAGACGGGCGTCGGGGAGGTCGAACCGGGCGATCTTCCAGGCGAGCGAGCCCGCCAAACCGACCCGACCGGCGGCGGGCTTGTACGCGCCGTTATGGTCGGCCGAGGGGTCCTGGGAATCGTACTGGAGGCCGAACGAGCCGCCGGGGACGTCGAAATAGTCGACCTCGACCGTGGCGGGCATCGAGCGGTCCCACTTGAAGCCGTCGTCCGCCCGGAAATAGAGGTAACGGGCGGCGGAGACCCCCTCGGCGGCGATCCGCGCGGACCTGTCCCCGGCCTCCGCGGGGACGGAGCGGCCGTCGGCGACGTCGATCCGCTCCAGGCCCTTCGACTGGTCGACGCGGTCCAGGACGATCGCGACCGAGGGGGCGTCGGAGTACGCGGTTTTCGGCCTCGGCGGGACGACGCCGGCCTTGAGCATGTCCACGTACTTGCGGGTCAGGTCGATGTACTTCCGGCCGTACTCGCGGGCCTCGGCGATCGTGGTCCCCTCGTGGAATTCGTTCCAGGTCTCCACGATCACGATCCGCGGCCGGCGGTTCAGGGTCCTGGTCCACGCCCGTTCGTAGAACGCGCCGTCTTCGCGGTCGACGACCAGGGGCTCGCGTCCCGGCACGGCCGAGTGGTCGTAGCCGGGGCCGATCTCGGCGACGCCCAGGAAATTGGGCTGCACCGCGCCTCCCCAGGCGTAGACGTCGTCGGCCTTCACGTTCCAGGAGATCTCGCGAATCACGTACGGCGCGAGCCCGCCGAACCGCTTCGGGAAGTCGGCCTTGAGGCGGTCGATGCAGGATTGGTCGTGGGCCTTCGCGAAGGACGCCGAATACAGGTCGACGATCGGGCGGCCGTCGAGGAGCGCCCAGTGACGCGGGGGGATCATCGAGAAGAAGTCCCGGATCGTCGCGAAGAACCACTCCCGGCCGTGGTCGGTCGTCAGGTCGACGTGGTAGCCCCAGCCGTTCGCCTGGAGGGTGGAGGTGTCGTAGAACAGGCCGACCGCCGGCGGCGACAGCCCTTCGGCCTTCAACTCGTCGAGGGCCTTCACGAACGGCGGGAGGCCCTCGAAGCTCCAGTGGAACGGCGAGCCCGGCGCGTGGTCGGCGGGGGTGCCCCAGAAGACCGGCAGGACGACGTCGATCCCGGCCGCGATCATGTCCCGGAGCTGGCCCTTGTGCCAGGAGACGCTCCTGTACGAGAAGTCGTCGAGGGTCGGGGGGTGGGTCGTGAGGGCGTCGGTGCCGTCGCCGTCGATGACGTGGGCCTTCGTCGGGGCGTCGTACCAGTAGAAGTAATGGGTCATCACGACCCTGTCGTCCGGGCCGAACCGGCGGGCCGAGGCGAAGTCGCCCGGCATCAGGTCGATGTGCGGCCCGATCGCCGGCGGGATCTCCCGCGAGGGCTCCTGGGCGGGGGCCTCCGGGACGATCGCGAGGGCGAAGGCGAGGGAGATCGCGAGGGCCGCGACCCCCGTGGCGGTTCGCGCGGAAGTCCGTGGCTTCGTCGGGGTCTTCATGGCGGGGCGCTCCCCGTCGGCCGCGACGGCGGGGCCGCCGGGGGCCGACGATCCTGGCTGGCGTGGAGGATGAGGCGGGGGGGCCGGGCCGCGATGGGCCCGACCCCGGCGCGATTATCGACCCGCCCGGGCCCGGGAGCAAGGGGCCCGTCCGGCCGTCCCGGCGTCGGTCAGACCTTCCAGTCCCAGGCGGCGACCTTCTCCAGCTCCTCGTGGCGGGTCATGTCGAAGTGGAGCGGGGTGACGGTGATGTAGCCGTCGGCCAGGCCGGTGACGTCGGTCTCGGGTCCGGGGACCTCGCGGGGCGGGGTGTAGGTCATCCAGTAGTAGGTGCGTCCCCGGGGGTCCTGCCGGCGCTCGAAGCCTTCGCCGTGGCGGCCCAGGCCCATCGGCACGACCTTCACGCCCTTCGGCTCGCCGCGGGACCGGGAGGGGAGGTTGACGTTGAACAGCGAGC includes:
- a CDS encoding MFS transporter; this encodes MPSETPPTPSALDRARSKAYWRLLPLLFICYVVAYVDRTNVGFAKLDMQEDLGPLGFTESVFGFGMGVFFVGYLLLEIPGSILVERWSARKWIFRIMISWGIVASMTAFVHCRVPYLTDALASLTGGLAGVFETVFGGGEDSYAESLRGPGAAFVAQFWGARFLLGLAEAGFFPGVIVYLSHWFPRRDRSRALAWFFIAAPISQILGPPISNQMMKIGGGGPGPWGLVGWQWVFLLWGIPAVVLAFVVLAFLTDRPAQATWLTAEEREALQAELDDERRRHAAAGHFTIAQALAHPKILLLALAFFLCTCGNYAVEMQMPSIIKGWYNLDVDTVAYLIMIPPIGSLVGQIFVGWNSDRTNERRWHASLPIVVGAVAMAVIPFTNVNNYAGGGRWLTVAAFTMALVGFKAYLPAFWTLPTLILSESAAAASIGLINSLANLGGWFGPTLVGVLKDNTNSYDASLWILSGFMLVGATIIASLGVGGRPAADLATAEPEPPDVSMQAAEV
- a CDS encoding DUF5010 domain-containing protein, which codes for MKTPTKPRTSARTATGVAALAISLAFALAIVPEAPAQEPSREIPPAIGPHIDLMPGDFASARRFGPDDRVVMTHYFYWYDAPTKAHVIDGDGTDALTTHPPTLDDFSYRSVSWHKGQLRDMIAAGIDVVLPVFWGTPADHAPGSPFHWSFEGLPPFVKALDELKAEGLSPPAVGLFYDTSTLQANGWGYHVDLTTDHGREWFFATIRDFFSMIPPRHWALLDGRPIVDLYSASFAKAHDQSCIDRLKADFPKRFGGLAPYVIREISWNVKADDVYAWGGAVQPNFLGVAEIGPGYDHSAVPGREPLVVDREDGAFYERAWTRTLNRRPRIVIVETWNEFHEGTTIAEAREYGRKYIDLTRKYVDMLKAGVVPPRPKTAYSDAPSVAIVLDRVDQSKGLERIDVADGRSVPAEAGDRSARIAAEGVSAARYLYFRADDGFKWDRSMPATVEVDYFDVPGGSFGLQYDSQDPSADHNGAYKPAAGRVGLAGSLAWKIARFDLPDARLDGSQNGGADFRLAFEGAFPPIHAVRVLRPAR